Proteins co-encoded in one Arachis hypogaea cultivar Tifrunner chromosome 13, arahy.Tifrunner.gnm2.J5K5, whole genome shotgun sequence genomic window:
- the LOC112792424 gene encoding probable E3 ubiquitin-protein ligase ATL44, which produces MEAETTLVPPTATPPPPPPHNGGLDWTVVAAAIVCALLCALGLNTMLQCVFQCAGRVLTQPLQWIASRRLNSGLKRKDMVALPTSTFSSSSSSSSEAAPSNNNNNNCAICLAEFSDGEQIRFLPQCSHHFHVVCIDKWLLSHSSCPTCRHLLKSNSDSSSLHSLHILLA; this is translated from the coding sequence ATGGAGGCTGAAACTACTCTTGTCCCTCCCACGgccacaccaccaccaccaccacctcataATGGTGGTTTGGATTGGACAGTTGTAGCGGCGGCCATCGTGTGTGCCTTGCTATGCGCTCTAGGGCTCAACACCATGCTACAATGCGTGTTTCAGTGTGCGGGGCGTGTTCTCACGCAGCCTCTTCAATGGATCGCTTCTCGAAGGCTCAATTCCGGTCTCAAGAGGAAGGACATGGTGGCTCTCCCTACCtcaactttttcttcttcttcttcttcttcttctgaagcAGCTCctagtaacaataataataacaactgtGCAATATGCTTAGCAGAGTTCAGTGATGGTGAGCAAATAAGGTTTCTTCCGCAGTGCAGTCACCATTTTCACGTGGTTTGCATTGACAAGTGGCTCCTCTCTCATTCTTCTTGTCCTACTTGCAGGCACCTCCTCAAGTCTAATTCTGATTCTTCTTCGCTCCACTCTTTACATATCCTCTTAGCTTAA
- the LOC112792429 gene encoding uncharacterized protein: MVPRFQTNSETKGGLIFIKMGTMACLTFTPYTIQLSRSPSPKFTSFSVSKATYLRVSQDAFSPTQESHSNSNPVIGNHDLLIVGPGVLGRLVAQNWREENPSCQVYGQTMTSDHHKDLIQLGINPSLNWTEGTHKFSNVIYCAPPSRTPDYAGNVRLAALSWNREGSFVFTSSSAPYNCNDNGSCNEDSPVVPIGRSPRVDVLLKAENVVLESGGCVLRLAGLYKADRGAHNYYLEKGVVDSRPDHILNLIHYEDAASLAVAILKKNPRGKIFLGCDNHPLSRQEMMDLVNASGKFSKRFDKFTGTNDPLGKRLNNTRTRHEVGWEPKYSSFAHFLDTM; this comes from the exons atggTACCGCGTTTCCAAACAAATAGCGAGACTAAAGGAGGCCTCATCTTCATTAAGATGGGAACCATGGCGTGTCTCACTTTCACTCCCTATACAATCCAACTTTCTCGCTCACCTTCTCCAAAGTTTACATCTTTTTCTGTATCTAAAGCAACCTATTTGCGGGTTTCACAAGATGCATTCTCACCCACCCAAGAATCACACTCTAATTCTAACCCTGTAATTGGAAACCATGACTTGCTCATTGTGGGTCCTGGGGTTCTTGGTCGTTTGGTAGCTCAGAATTGGAGAGAG GAAAACCCGAGTTGTCAAGTTTATGGACAAACAATGACTAGTGATCATCACAAAGACTTGATTCAATTGGGGATTAACCCCTCCTTGAATTGGACAGAAGGCACCCACAAGTTTTCAAATGTAATTTACTGTGCTCCACCTTCCCGGACCCCAGACTATGCTGGTAATGTTAG GCTAGCTGCATTAAGCTGGAATCGTGAAGGTTCTTTTGTATTTACATCAAGCTCTGCTCCATACAATTGTAATGATAATGGATCATGTAATGAG GATTCTCCAGTTGTGCCAATTGGGAGGAGCCCTAGAGTTGATGTCCTCCTTAAAGCTGAAAACGTGGTACTAGAATCTGGTGGTTGTGTTCTAAGATTAGCAGGGCTTTATA AAGCAGATAGAGGTGCGCACAACTATTATTTAGAAAAGGGCGTTGTTGATAGTCGTCCTGATCACATCCTGAATCTTATACATTACGAG GATGCAGCTTCCCTTGCAGTTGCAATTTTGAAGAAGAATCCTCGTGGAAAGATTTTCTTGGGTTGCGATAATCACCCGTTATCTAG GCAAGAAATGATGGATCTAGTTAATGCAAGTGGGAAGTTCAGTAAAAGGTTTGATAAATTTACTG GAACTAACGACCCTCTAGGTAAGAGATTAAACAATACAAGAACCCGCCACGAAGTTGGGTGGGAACCAAAGTACTCTAGTTTTGCTCATTTTCTTGATACCATGTGA
- the LOC112792428 gene encoding peptide methionine sulfoxide reductase A5, whose amino-acid sequence MSLFRILNLMILAAFAIDRALCIRFPDRIHKPDSDAPERLKTAVFALGSFWRSEAVFGCLPGVVRTTAGYAGGSKPNPEYRSLADHAESVQVEYDPRLIGFRELLDVFWSNHDPRQVYGQGPDVGNQYRSIVFCNGTEESRMAALSKEQEQTRSRSSIVTTQILQLGPFYPAEPEHQKFELKQNPFLLQLIGNLPQEELEKSTLATKLNGYVAELCPPDIQRHTDAKINDIIKKGWPILREL is encoded by the exons ATGTCACTTTTCCGCATTTTGAATCTGATGATCCTCGCTGCATTTGCAATCGATAGAGCTCTCTGCATCAGGTTCCCAGATCGGATCCATAAGCCCGACAGCGACGCCCCCGAACGCCTCAAGACTGCCGTCTTCGCTCTCGGAAGCTTCTGGAGATCCGAAGCCGTTTTTGGTTGCCTCCCCGGCGTTGTCCGAACCACCGCAGGCTACGCCGGCGGCTCCAAGCCCAATCCCGAATATAGAAGCTTGGCTGACCACGCCGAGTCCGTTCAG GTCGAATATGATCCACGGCTGATTGGCTTTAGGGAACTCCTGGATGTCTTTTGGTCAAACCATGATCCCAGGCAAGTGTATGGCCAGGGTCCCGATGTTGGCAATCAGTACAG ATCCATCGTTTTTTGTAATGGAACTGAAGAATCAAGAATGGCCGCACTGAGCAAAGAACAAGAACAAACCAGGTCAAGAAGCAGCATTGTGACTACTCAAATTCTTCAGCTTGGACCATTTTATCCTGCTGAGCCTGAGCACCAG AAATTTGAACTGAAGCAAAATCCCTTCCTTCTTCAGCTAATTGGGAACCTGCCTCAAGAGGAGCTTGAGAAGTCAACACTGGCAACAAAATTGAATGGATATGTAGCTGAGCTATGCCCTCCAGATATCCAAAGGCATACTGATGCAAAGATCAATGATATCATAAAAAAGGGTTGGCCTATTTTGAGGGAATTGTAG
- the LOC112792426 gene encoding cellulose synthase A catalytic subunit 4 [UDP-forming] encodes MASFTVGPHHRHLSHDSDEVRPPTRQSASSKVQCRVCGDEIGYKEDGGLFVACYVCGFPVCRPCYEYERSEGTQCCPQCNTRYKRHKGSPRVVGDEEENFDADDFDDEFQIKTGHDHDDVNHAEDKDKKEQQWHPNAQAFSSAGSVTGKDIEGDKEFYSNAEWEERVEKWKARQEKKGLLNKEEGKDDQDEEEDEYLLAEARQPLWRKVPISSSLINPYRIVIVMRLVILAFFLHFRIMTPAHDAFPLWLTSVICETWFAFSWILDQFPKWFPITRETYLDRLSIRFEREGEPNKLSPVDVFVSTVDPLKEPPIITANTVLSILSVDYPVEKVSCYVSDDGASMLLFDTLSETSEFARRWVPFCKKHNIEPRAPEFYFSQKIDYLKDKVHPMFVKERRAMKREYEEFKVKINSLVAKAQKKPEEGWVMQDGTPWPGNNTRDHPGMIQVYLGSAGALDVEGKELPRLVYISREKRPGYQHHKKAGAMNALVRVSAVLTNAPFMLNLDCDHYINNSKAIREAMCFLMDPQLGKKLCYVQFPQRFDGIDRHDRYANRNIVFFDINMKGLDGIQGPVYVGTGTVFNRQALYGYDPPVSEKRPKMTCDCWPSWCCCCCGGSRKSKSKKKSGGGGLFSKLYKKKKMKGKNYVRKGSELMFDLEEIEEGLEGFDELEKSSLMSQKQFEKRFGQSPVFIASTLMENGGLPEGTNSQNLIKEAIHVISCGYEDKTEWGKEIGWIYGSVTEDILTGFKMHCRGWKSVYCMPKRPAFKGSAPINLSDRLHQVLRWALGSVEICLSRHCPLWYGYGGKLKWLERMAYTNTIVYPFTSIPLLAYCILPAVCLLTGKFIIPTLTNLASVWFMALFISIILTGVLELRWSGVSIEDWWRNEQFWVIGGVSAHLFAVFQGLLKVLGGVDTNFTVTAKAADDTEFGELYLFKWTTLLIPPTTLIILNMVGVVAGVSDAINNGYGTWGPLFGKLFFAFWVIVHLYPFLKGLMGKQNRTPTIVVLWSILLASIFSLIWVRIDPFLPKQTGPILKQCGVEC; translated from the exons ATGGCTTCCTTCACAGTTGGTCCTCATCATCGCCATTTGTCACATGACTCTGATGAG GTTCGCCCTCCTACTCGACAATCTGCTTCATCGAAAGTACAATGCCGAGTTTGTGGTGATGAGATTGGATATAAGGAAGATGGAGGGTTATTTGTGGCATGTTATGTGTGTGGCTTCCCTGTTTGTCGACCCTGCTATGAGTATGAGAGAAGTGAAGGCACACAGTGCTGTCCTCAGTGCAACACTCGCTATAAGCGTCACAAAG GATCTCCTAGAGTAGTAGGAGATGAAGAGGAGAACTTTGATGCAGATGATTTTGATGATGAATTTCAGATTAAGACTGGCCATGATCATGATGATGTTAATCATGCG GAAGATAAAGACAAGAAGGAACAGCAGTGGCATCCCAATGCTCAAGCTTTTTCTTCAGCAGGAAGTG TTACCGGCAAGGACATTGAAGGGGACAAAGAATTCTACAGCAATGCAGAGTGGGAAGAAAGGGTAGAGAAATGGAAAGCCAGACAAGAAAAGAAAGGCCtcctaaacaaagaagaaggaaaagacgatcaagatgaagaagaagatgagtaCCT TTTGGCTGAAGCTAGACAACCATTGTGGCGTAAAGTTCCAATATCTTCAAGCCTGATCAACCCATACCGGATAGTGATTGTGATGAGGCTGGTGATTCTGGCTTTCTTCTTGCACTTCCGCATCATGACTCCAGCACATGATGCTTTCCCACTGTGGTTAACATCTGTGATATGTGAGACATGGTTTGCATTCTCATGGATCCTTGACCAGTTCCCTAAATGGTTCCCCATCACGCGCGAGACTTACTTGGACCGCTTGTCCATAAGGTTCGAGCGCGAAGGGGAACCAAACAAGCTTTCCCCTGTTGATGTCTTTGTCAGTACTGTGGACCCTTTGAAGGAACCTCCAATCATAACAGCCAACACCGTCCTTTCCATCCTCTCCGTCGATTACCCGGTCGAAAAGGTTTCCTGCTATGTATCAGATGATGGTGCTTCTATGCTTCTCTTTGACACACTCTCTGAAACCTCTGAGTTTGCAAGAAGATGGGTTCCATTTTGCAAGAAGCATAATATTGAGCCAAGAGCTCCTGAGTTCTATTTCTCTCAGAAAATCGATTACTTGAAAGACAAGGTACATCCTATGTTTGTCAAGGAACGCAGGGCCATGAAG AGAGAATATGAAGAATTTAAAGTGAAGATTAATTCTTTGGTGGCAAAGGCTCAGAAGAAACCAGAGGAAGGTTGGGTGATGCAGGATGGAACACCATGGCCTGGGAATAACACTCGTGATCATCCAGGAATGATTCAG GTGTATTTGGGAAGTGCTGGTGCACTTGACGTGGAAGGCAAGGAACTGCCGCGACTTGTGTATATTTCGCGTGAAAAACGTCCTGGCTATCAACACCACAAAAAAGCTGGTGCCATGAATGCTTTG GTTCGAGTTTCTGCTGTGCTTACAAATGCACCTTTCATGTTGAATTTGGATTGTGACCACTACATCAACAATAGCAAGGCTATAAGAGAAGCTATGTGCTTCTTAATGGATCCTCAGCTTGGGAAGAAGCTCTGCTATGTCCAATTCCCACAAAGGTTCGATGGTATTGATCGACATGATAGATATGCCAATCGCAACATTGTATTCTTCGAT ATCAATATGAAAGGCCTAGATGGGATCCAAGGTCCAGTGTATGTTGGTACTGGAACTGTTTTCAATAGGCAGGCATTGTACGGATATGATCCACCGGTGTCCGAGAAAAGGCCGAAGATGACGTGTGATTGTTGGCCTTCCTGGTGCTGCTGCTGTTGTGGTGGTTCAAGGAAATCAAAGTCAAAGAAGAAATCAGGTGGAGGAGGTCTTTTCAGTAAATTgtacaagaagaaaaagatgaaggggAAGAACTATGTTAGAAAAGGGTCTGAGCTGATGTTTGATCTTGAAGAGATTGAAGAAGGGCTTGAAGGCTTTGATGAGCTAGAGAAATCATCTCTAATGTCTCAGAAACAGTTTGAGAAGCGATTCGGGCAGTCGCCTGTTTTCATTGCTTCCACTTTGATGGAGAATGGTGGACTTCCTGAAGGCACCAATTCTCAAAATCTTATAAAGGAGGCCATTCATGTTATAAGTTGTGGCTATGAAGACAAAACGGAATGGGGAAAAGAG ATTGGGTGGATTTATGGCTCAGTGACAGAAGATATCTTAACAGGGTTCAAAATGCACTGTAGAGGGTGGAAATCAGTGTACTGCATGCCAAAGAGACCAGCTTTCAAGGGATCTGCACCAATAAATCTATCAGATAGGTTGCACCAAGTTTTGAGATGGGCTCTTGGTTCTGTTGAAATTTGCCTTAGTCGCCATTGTCCCCTGTGGTATGGTTATGGAGGAAAGCTTAAGTGGCTAGAAAGGATGGCTTATACCAACACCATAGTATATCCATTCACTTCCATTCCTCTCCTTGCATATTGCATACTACCAGCTGTGTGTCTTCTTACTGGAAAATTCATCATTCCCACC TTGACAAACCTTGCTAGTGTTTGGTTCATGGCTTTATTTATATCCATCATCCTAACCGGTGTCCTTGAGCTTCGGTGGAGTGGAGTTAGCATCGAAGATTGGTGGCGAAACGAGCAATTTTGGGTGATTGGAGGAGTTTCGGCACACCTTTTTGCTGTGTTCCAAGGCCTCCTGAAAGTTCTTGGAGGAGTAGACACCAACTTCACAGTTACAGCAAAAGCAGCAGATGATACTGAGTTCGGAGAGTTATACCTTTTCAAGTGGACAACACTTCTGATCCCACCAACCACCCTCATAATATTGAACATGGTTGGGGTTGTGGCTGGTGTCTCTGATGCCATTAACAATGGATATGGCACATGGGGACCTTTATTTGGGAAGCTATTCTTTGCATTTTGGGTTATTGTTCACTTATATCCTTTCCTAAAGGGTCTCATGGGAAAGCAAAACAGGACTCCAACCATTGTGGTTTTATGGTCAATTCTGCTAGCATCCATTTTCTCATTGATTTGGGTGAGGATCGATCCATTCTTGCCTAAGCAAACTGGTCCAATACTCAAGCAGTGTGGAGTTGAATGCTAA